A stretch of the Capsicum annuum cultivar UCD-10X-F1 chromosome 8, UCD10Xv1.1, whole genome shotgun sequence genome encodes the following:
- the LOC107839218 gene encoding uncharacterized protein LOC107839218 → MAEQPSTAAAPPSDLKTRPAGSTEHSWCKAVPGGTGITVFALLLSKPPNISLLQNTLHKLQNSNPILKSKLSYSPTTNSFSYTIPATSHLQIQPFDLSSTADILRNLKTSDHNSVSDFHLIFENELNNNSSWVNTSDSNTDVLFVSIYQLNDEKSVLTLRIHTSVCDRATGIALMSKLVELMREENGEGTKSELLKKMEVGLGIEECIPAGKANKPFWARGMDMVGYGLNSLRYSNLKFMDSESTRESQVVKLGLNKQDTLRILDGCKTRGIKLCGLLAAAGLIAAHSSKGLNENQWEKYSVVTLVNCRSILDPVLIPDFPGYYHSAILNTHDVKGGDDLWELAKKSYTSFINAKNNNKHFSDMGDLNFLMGRTIDNPSLTPSSSLRTSFISVFENSAIHTTSTVHQEIGLEDFIGCTSMHGVGPSIAIFDTIRDGQLDCACVYPFPLHTREQMQELIGEMKRILVDW, encoded by the exons ATGGCTGAGCAACCAAGCACTGCGGCAGCTCCGCCGTCTGATTTGAAAACCCGGCCGGCGGGAAGCACCGAACACAGCTGGTGCAAGGCGGTTCCCGGCGGCACAGGAATAACAGTATTTGCTCTCCTTTTATCAAAACCTCCAAACATTTCACTTCTCCAAAATACCCTCCATAAACTCCAAAATTCCAATCCTATCCTCAAATCCAAACTTAGCTACTCACCAACTACCAATTCTTTCTCTTACACCATTCCCGCCACTTCTCATCTTCAAATCCAGCCGTTCGATCTCTCATCAACGGCTGACATTCTCCGTAACCTCAAAACCTCCGATCACAACTCCGTCTCCGATTTTCATCTCATCTTCGAAaacgaactcaacaacaactcATCATGGGTAAACACATCAGATTCCAACACCGATGTTCTTTTCGTGAGCATTTATCAACTAAACGACGAGAAATCAGTCCTTACGTTGAGGATTCACACGTCGGTGTGTGACCGGGCGACGGGGATAGCGTTGATGAGCAAGTTGGTGGAGTTGATGAGGGAGGAAAATGGAGAAGGGACAAAATCGGAATTATTGAAAAAGATGGAGGTTGGTTTGGGAATTGAGGAGTGCATACCAGCTGGTAAAGCGAATAAGCCATTTTGGGCGCGTGGGATGGATATGGTTGGGTATGGTTTGAATTCATTGAGATATTCAAATCTGAAGTTTATGGATAGTGAATCAACAAGAGAATCACAAGTTGTGAAATTGGGGTTGAATAAACAAGATACTCTTCGCATTCTTGAT GGCTGCAAGACAAGAGGTATAAAACTGTGTGGGCTATTGGCTGCTGCTGGATTAATTGCAGCTCATTCCTCAAAAGGCTTAAATGAGAATCAGTGGGAGAAGTATTCAGTTGTGACCCTTGTTAACTGCCGTTCAATTCTTGATCCAGTGCTTATCCCTGATTTTCCAG GATATTATCATTCTGCTATCCTCAACACACACGACGTTAAGGGAGGAGATGATTTATGGGAGCTAGCAAAGAAAAGTTACACGTCTTTTATCAAcgccaagaacaacaacaagcaTTTCTCAGACATGGGAGACCTGAATTTCCTCATGGGCAGGACCATTGATAATCCCAGCCTAACGCCATCCTCTTCACTAAGGACTTCTTTTATCTCTGTGTTTGAAAACTCCGCAATCCATACCACCAGCACAGTACATCAGGAAATCGGATTAGAAGACTTCATCGGGTGTACATCCATGCACGGGGTAGGTCCTTCTATTGCCATATTCGACACGATTAGAGACGGGCAGTTGGATTGTGCATGTGTTTATCCCTTCCCCTTGCATACTAGGGAACAAATGCAAGAGCTCATTGGTGAAATGAAAAGAATCCTTGTTGATTGGTAG